A region of Ornithodoros turicata isolate Travis chromosome 5, ASM3712646v1, whole genome shotgun sequence DNA encodes the following proteins:
- the LOC135395664 gene encoding uncharacterized protein LOC135395664, producing MATPQSNPAVPPGQESPQPATPSPGLNAVPIKIPPFWPTDPILWFANIEAQFILRGITAQLTKFYHVVGTLGPNEAAEVRDIITVPPADHPHDALKTALIRRTTASERERLRQLLTAEVLSDRRPSQLLRRMQQLLGDRASALDDSILRELFLQRLPNTVRMILTTSTAVSLEALAEMADKIMDIAPPAISAVSPQPHAVSPPSTTPTMSTFQTLRNEIARLTDMVSSLHFNRRSITPRHRSPRRSSRRRSPSNRSPSPNPGECWYHLTFGASARNCQPPCTHPGNGSVSN from the coding sequence ATGGCCACTCCGCAGTCCAACCCTGCGGTACCTCCCGGGCAGGAATCCCCTCAACCAGCAACGCCATCGCCAGGCCTTAACGCAGTCCCCATCAAGATTCCCCCGTTCTGGCCCACCGACCCCATTCTTTGGTTCGCTAACATCGAAGCGCAATTCATCCTCCGAGGCATTACCGCCCAGCTAACCAAATTTTATCATGTTGTCGGCACCCTCGGACCTAATGAAGCAGCGGAGGTGCGTGACATTATCACCGTACCCCCTGCAGACCACCCGCATGACGCCCTCAAGACCGCTCTGATCCGACGCACCACCGCGTCTGAACGGGAGCGCCTACGACAACTCCTGACCGCTGAGGTCCTCAGCGACAGAAGGCCATCTCAGCTACTCCGCCGAATGCAACAACTCTTGGGCGACCGCGCTTCCGCACTAGACGATTCCATCTTGCGCGAGCTGTTTTTGCAGCGGCTCCCGAACACAGTGCGCATGATTCTGACGACCTCCACCGCAGTCTCCCTTGAAGCCTTGGCCGAGATGGCTGACAAGATAATGGACATCGCACCGCCAGCCATTTCTGCTGTATCACCGCAACCCCACGCAGTTTCCCCACCTTCGACCACTCCCACGATGTCGACCTTCCAGACCCTCCGTAACGAGATCGCGCGGCTGACCGACATGGTTTCGAGTTTACACTTCAACCGCCGCTCCATAACACCCAGGCACCGTAGCCCTCGCCGAAGCAGTCGGCGCCGCAGCCCCTCCAACCGTTCGCCGTCGCCCAACCCAGGTGAGTGCTGGTACCACCTGACTTTCGGAGCCAGTGCACGCAACTGCCAGCCTCCCTGCACCCATCCGGGAAACGGGAGCGTCAGCAACTGA